Proteins encoded together in one uncultured Desulfosarcina sp. window:
- a CDS encoding cobaltochelatase subunit CobN, with product MIVPTARSLRTVGFALFILLLSLSSAGAAKIAVLEVDIYSYQLYQAIKGLNLPASIETRMFTVEELGDNPEAKAYIADCEVVFVDVMMDKLADYMVDNDLLEGRAVYATNHGGDPEKLAEEGFRFDKEIMQYGRSVENTINMIRLAVHRHIDNAVTYDPPVKRKPGGMIYHPEAPKRFKDTAAYKKWNMIRSHYRPENPWVGILLSVDSLQAGHAEATDKLIRKIEKAGFNVLPTIGWESRALSEVFKPENGQPPVDILITFGMKFASTITNDVRQGLIDLDVPVINVIRPYLESIDEWRQSDIGFGPFEVVWAVATPEFSGAIEPTPLIGKTQIVDPDTGRRLMVHDTIDETVGHLIPRLKKWVALRRKPNTDKKVAVLYYNHSGGKQNIGAAYLNVFRSLQIILHRMKSEGYDVQHMDKLTEEGIKDLVLSSGRHIGSWAPGELDDLLKSPDVERVTLEEYKTCFDTLPEAFKQKVIQDWGPPEDCRVMAADGKLFIPMVKLGNVVLMPEPTRSAGGAGREDEVKMYHDPYTYPNHQYIAGYLWIAKKFGADAMVHLGTHATYEWLPGKQAGLAPSDPPEIMTGAIPNIYPYIVDDVGEGMQAKRRGRAVILDHLTPPMKEADLYSEYSELHDLFHKYEIAVANGSETAPEYMKTIRDLIEATGIANDLRITEMTEEAMEEIHLYLHEIDNNSLPYGLHTYGNPYTPEAAEETVQLILKQNPEAEPSQVRKDIDASPVQEATNFIRGLNGKYIAPGEGNDPLRNLPSIPTGRNFYGFSPAKIPSKAAWEIGKQAAIQMIETKLKKDGKYPQKVGVVLWAMETTRNEGVNESTVLYLMGMEPVWDAMGRVKDSRVIPGSELGRPRIDVLINPSGLYRDVFPSKLIFLDQAVQKAMVQTDIENLIAQNKATIKKALMNTGMDEKEAETQSRFRIFTEKVGSYGNGVSGRVHNSAMWDSDEAVSSTYLNRVQYAVGQGKWAVPVKEAFTENLRGVDIAVHSRSSNVIGIVDTDDFFEYLGGMTLAVKHVKGEAPDAMVTMHRRKDEVMVEDVAKTIGRELRTRYLNPQWIQGMKQDNYAGAREMSEFVENLWGWQVTVSDAVDAAKWQQVHQVYVEDKYGQDIKAFFNQHNPWAYQSITARMLEAVRKDYWKPDEKITNKLAVEYAVNVIEKGVACCHHTCNNPMLNQMVLNIISLPGMLSPEMAEKFKLAIEKMAKQSLEEQTAERKQLVSRLAEMDRKAPGKPSDASAAQDPAEKAAEQTTGNAVDKKAAQEEVEGYKMEDMDSQDDTSVLTSSGIQWAAMVFVMLVLGVFVWGIRRRRQ from the coding sequence TCGAAACCCGCATGTTTACGGTGGAGGAACTCGGAGACAACCCGGAGGCCAAGGCCTATATCGCCGACTGCGAAGTGGTCTTCGTCGATGTGATGATGGATAAGCTCGCCGACTACATGGTGGACAACGACCTGCTCGAGGGCCGGGCCGTCTATGCCACCAACCACGGCGGGGATCCGGAAAAACTGGCTGAGGAGGGTTTTCGCTTCGACAAGGAGATCATGCAATACGGCCGGAGCGTGGAAAATACCATCAACATGATCCGCCTGGCGGTGCATCGACATATCGACAATGCCGTGACCTACGATCCGCCGGTGAAACGCAAACCTGGGGGCATGATCTATCATCCGGAGGCTCCTAAAAGATTCAAAGATACGGCGGCCTATAAAAAATGGAACATGATCCGCAGCCACTACCGTCCCGAAAATCCCTGGGTGGGAATTCTTCTCTCGGTGGACAGCCTGCAGGCGGGACATGCGGAAGCCACCGACAAACTTATTCGGAAAATCGAAAAGGCCGGTTTCAATGTCCTGCCCACCATCGGCTGGGAAAGCCGGGCCTTGTCCGAGGTCTTCAAACCGGAAAATGGCCAACCTCCGGTGGATATCCTGATCACCTTCGGCATGAAGTTCGCGTCCACAATCACCAACGACGTGCGGCAGGGCCTGATTGATCTGGATGTGCCGGTGATCAATGTCATACGTCCCTATCTTGAAAGCATCGATGAATGGCGCCAAAGCGACATCGGCTTCGGGCCCTTCGAGGTGGTCTGGGCCGTGGCTACCCCGGAATTCTCCGGCGCCATCGAACCCACGCCCCTCATCGGCAAGACCCAGATCGTCGATCCGGACACCGGGCGGCGTCTGATGGTCCACGACACCATCGACGAGACGGTGGGTCATCTCATCCCGCGCCTGAAAAAATGGGTTGCGCTGCGTCGCAAGCCCAATACGGATAAAAAGGTGGCCGTCCTCTACTACAACCATAGCGGGGGCAAACAGAACATCGGTGCCGCCTACCTGAACGTATTTCGAAGCCTTCAGATCATTCTGCACCGCATGAAAAGCGAGGGCTACGATGTCCAGCACATGGACAAGCTCACCGAAGAAGGCATCAAGGATCTAGTGTTGAGCAGCGGCCGCCACATCGGTTCCTGGGCCCCGGGAGAACTCGACGACCTGCTAAAATCTCCGGATGTGGAACGGGTGACCCTGGAAGAATACAAAACCTGTTTCGATACCCTTCCCGAGGCGTTCAAACAAAAGGTCATCCAAGACTGGGGGCCGCCCGAAGACTGCAGGGTCATGGCGGCGGACGGCAAGCTTTTTATCCCCATGGTCAAGCTGGGCAATGTGGTACTGATGCCCGAGCCTACCCGCAGCGCCGGAGGGGCCGGACGGGAAGACGAGGTCAAGATGTACCATGATCCGTATACCTATCCCAATCATCAATACATTGCCGGGTATCTCTGGATCGCCAAGAAGTTCGGGGCTGATGCCATGGTGCACCTGGGCACCCATGCAACCTATGAATGGCTTCCGGGCAAACAGGCCGGCCTGGCGCCCTCGGACCCTCCCGAGATCATGACCGGCGCCATCCCCAACATCTACCCTTATATCGTGGACGACGTGGGCGAAGGCATGCAGGCCAAGCGCCGGGGACGCGCGGTGATCCTCGACCACCTGACCCCCCCCATGAAGGAGGCCGACCTATACAGCGAGTACAGCGAACTCCACGACCTGTTTCACAAATACGAGATCGCCGTTGCCAACGGCAGCGAGACGGCGCCCGAGTATATGAAGACCATCCGCGACCTCATCGAGGCCACCGGCATTGCCAACGACCTCCGCATCACCGAGATGACGGAGGAGGCCATGGAAGAAATTCATCTTTACCTGCATGAAATTGACAACAACAGCTTGCCTTACGGACTGCACACGTACGGCAATCCTTATACACCGGAAGCAGCTGAAGAAACGGTCCAACTGATTCTTAAGCAGAATCCCGAGGCAGAGCCGTCCCAGGTGCGTAAAGACATTGACGCGTCGCCGGTGCAGGAGGCAACCAATTTTATCCGTGGATTGAACGGTAAATACATAGCGCCGGGAGAAGGCAACGATCCCCTGCGCAACCTGCCGTCCATCCCCACAGGAAGGAATTTTTACGGCTTTTCGCCGGCCAAGATCCCCTCCAAGGCGGCCTGGGAGATCGGCAAACAGGCCGCCATCCAAATGATCGAGACCAAACTCAAAAAGGACGGCAAATACCCGCAGAAAGTAGGCGTGGTGCTGTGGGCCATGGAAACCACCCGCAACGAGGGGGTCAACGAAAGCACTGTCCTCTACCTCATGGGGATGGAGCCGGTATGGGATGCCATGGGCCGCGTCAAGGACAGCCGGGTCATCCCCGGTTCTGAACTGGGTCGCCCGCGTATCGATGTGCTCATCAATCCCTCCGGACTCTACCGTGATGTCTTTCCCAGCAAACTCATCTTTTTGGACCAGGCGGTCCAAAAAGCCATGGTTCAGACGGATATTGAGAATCTAATCGCTCAAAACAAGGCGACCATTAAAAAGGCGCTGATGAATACGGGCATGGACGAAAAAGAGGCTGAAACCCAGTCGCGTTTTCGTATCTTTACAGAGAAGGTCGGCTCTTACGGCAACGGGGTCAGCGGCCGGGTCCACAACTCGGCCATGTGGGACTCCGATGAAGCCGTCAGCAGCACCTATCTGAATCGTGTCCAGTACGCCGTGGGCCAGGGCAAGTGGGCTGTTCCGGTCAAGGAGGCTTTCACCGAGAATCTGCGCGGAGTAGACATAGCCGTGCATTCGCGTTCCAGCAATGTGATCGGCATCGTGGACACCGATGATTTCTTCGAATACCTGGGCGGCATGACCCTGGCAGTGAAACATGTCAAAGGTGAGGCGCCGGATGCCATGGTGACCATGCACCGCCGCAAGGACGAAGTCATGGTGGAAGATGTGGCCAAGACCATCGGCCGGGAACTGCGCACCCGTTACCTCAATCCCCAGTGGATCCAAGGCATGAAGCAGGACAACTATGCCGGAGCCCGGGAGATGTCCGAGTTCGTCGAGAACCTCTGGGGTTGGCAGGTCACGGTCAGCGACGCCGTGGACGCGGCCAAGTGGCAGCAGGTTCATCAGGTGTATGTGGAAGACAAGTACGGTCAGGATATCAAAGCGTTCTTCAACCAACACAACCCCTGGGCCTATCAGTCCATCACCGCACGCATGCTGGAAGCTGTCCGCAAGGATTACTGGAAGCCTGATGAGAAAATTACCAACAAGCTGGCCGTGGAGTACGCCGTCAATGTAATCGAGAAAGGCGTGGCCTGCTGCCATCATACCTGCAACAACCCCATGCTCAACCAGATGGTGCTCAATATCATTTCCCTGCCGGGAATGTTGTCGCCGGAGATGGCGGAGAAATTCAAACTGGCCATCGAAAAAATGGCCAAGCAGTCCCTGGAGGAGCAGACCGCCGAGCGCAAGCAACTGGTGTCCCGGCTGGCCGAGATGGACCGGAAGGCGCCCGGCAAACCCAGTGACGCATCCGCGGCGCAGGACCCGGCCGAAAAAGCGGCGGAGCAAACCACGGGCAATGCTGTCGATAAAAAAGCGGCTCAGGAAGAAGTCGAAGGTTATAAAATGGAGGATATGGACAGTCAGGACGATACCAGCGTTCTGACCTCATCGGGCATCCAGTGGGCGGCGATGGTGTTCGTCATGCTGGTGCTGGGTGTGTTTGTCTGGGGCATCCGCCGCAGACGGCAGTAA
- a CDS encoding efflux RND transporter periplasmic adaptor subunit, whose product MNKKLRWVMITCVIVLMTVIWIWQPWRAVPKKTHSGPAATRVSLENVVHTILATGKVMPQVGAEVKVGTRISGRLEKLYVNVGDTVKKGQIIAEIEKEELEATKSEKEAEVALIVARLEALKREGPQEIAQKEAELAERKARLEFVRGKLSRDDQLLKKALISNENWEEVSSDYKAAQAQYDVAQRKLQLANTSFDEGLKQLAAELRRAQASHKNALVKLSYAAIHAPLSGVVGSVSTREGETVAAGLSAPTFVTIVDLKRLQLDAYVDEVDIGKVEVGQKAFFSVDAFPNKEFHGRVTAIYPQAVIQNDVVTYDCIISIDTHYDGLLRPQMTATVSIMVANRENVLVLPVGAVKHRAGQNMVLRRNGDRIEEVSVTTGWQDDTRIEILSGLSEGEIVLLSQPTDFKQ is encoded by the coding sequence ATGAATAAGAAACTTCGATGGGTAATGATTACATGCGTCATCGTCTTGATGACAGTTATCTGGATTTGGCAACCATGGAGGGCCGTTCCCAAGAAGACACACAGTGGCCCTGCCGCCACAAGGGTGTCCTTGGAAAACGTGGTTCACACGATTCTGGCTACGGGCAAAGTCATGCCTCAGGTTGGGGCGGAAGTCAAGGTGGGAACCCGGATATCGGGGAGGTTGGAAAAGCTCTATGTGAATGTTGGTGATACCGTGAAAAAAGGGCAGATTATTGCCGAAATAGAAAAAGAGGAGTTAGAGGCGACAAAATCCGAAAAAGAGGCCGAGGTCGCTCTCATCGTGGCCAGGTTGGAGGCTCTCAAACGGGAAGGCCCGCAGGAAATTGCTCAGAAGGAAGCTGAACTGGCCGAACGTAAAGCGAGACTTGAATTTGTTCGCGGCAAATTAAGCCGAGATGACCAACTCCTTAAAAAAGCTCTCATCTCCAACGAGAACTGGGAGGAGGTTTCGAGTGATTATAAGGCGGCCCAGGCCCAGTACGATGTGGCTCAGAGGAAACTCCAACTGGCCAATACCAGCTTTGATGAGGGTTTGAAGCAATTGGCTGCAGAATTGCGTCGCGCTCAAGCGTCGCATAAAAACGCACTGGTAAAGCTATCCTACGCTGCGATACACGCTCCTTTGAGCGGTGTGGTGGGTTCTGTTTCGACCCGTGAAGGAGAAACCGTCGCTGCGGGGCTCAGCGCCCCCACCTTTGTCACTATCGTGGATTTGAAGCGTCTTCAACTTGATGCCTATGTGGACGAGGTGGACATCGGAAAGGTCGAGGTGGGACAAAAAGCTTTTTTCAGCGTTGATGCATTTCCGAACAAGGAATTCCATGGTCGGGTAACCGCCATCTATCCGCAAGCGGTGATTCAAAACGATGTGGTCACCTATGATTGCATTATCAGCATCGATACACACTACGATGGATTGCTCCGCCCCCAGATGACCGCCACCGTGAGCATCATGGTTGCGAATAGAGAAAATGTTTTGGTCCTTCCCGTCGGTGCCGTCAAACACCGTGCTGGTCAAAACATGGTTTTGCGGCGAAATGGCGACCGGATAGAAGAAGTGTCGGTAACCACTGGCTGGCAGGATGACACACGGATAGAAATCCTGTCAGGGCTTTCGGAAGGAGAAATAGTCCTTCTTTCACAACCAACGGATTTCAAGCAATAA